In Acanthopagrus latus isolate v.2019 chromosome 17, fAcaLat1.1, whole genome shotgun sequence, the following are encoded in one genomic region:
- the zgc:66448 gene encoding zinc finger protein 208 isoform X3 → MAAVDPSESPKRQKSPAEEVETSGEKKEAEESGCSVNQKDETTPNKTVESPDCERRADAGNDGGCIASHSEVSVESGAGTDKTTCNSPDDLTSAEKMAEAPGSDQRAFDWSETEDDDEEAKTHKRENDKCDNSDVTQSAEKVQQAVDNITAAAEDTQEEENSRSEKKSTEREQAEVLLGEVDRVEDVVEDDEVKEQDADLTVKPKKCRLVCKECGKTFNRRETFNLHRHFHAHEDELTPLTCKECGLTFQHRSSLIKHRNEHKEKEEQQLLTPKREIETPEDGRFQCAECETIFSTVDKLRDHNCSNTVDKPYHCPLCRQEFQFKVSVTKHMMHHSQESSFTCQECSQTFPNTMALHFHQRCHTALKPYKCPECGMVFKHYSVMEDHRRKHTDSTRSHLCNICGKTFKYSSLLHQHQYLHTGQKPFRCPECGKKFAFAQNMKAHCRQHRLRETNSSAEQPSKQAPQAAQEEVKEPGKENTQQSEDLKRTFKCPLCPQTYWAPANLRAHMLIHEAEYEIHDKTAKPPGEINKYWEKGHSCPHCPCVYREESSLNVHLLSVHKSVAQYPEKVTVPPPTPPKTQFTPLTSDNVQGKWRSDSLSVKSYKCSECGKTFRHRSVLELHMRIHSKDKPYQCKVCGKGFRFSSYLQQHLIIHTGKKPYKCPDCGKDFAFLQNMRTHQKLHQEKPFRCTSCRKGYSDETQLQHHMLSHNGDKPHKCDLCDKSFGLAYLLRDHMNTHTGERPHRCDECDKTFSWFSSLLVHQKIHARKRQNFSQYNSFPMGARMRGRGSRGRRGGRPMWGFSRLSGSSGMVSSQPSPYPISALRDAELHRRAVQSQSSMLSSRMDLQGRQQKDPWLSELHPQPVQWKVDGGEVMPVPSSQQQHVGPQQTLFDSPPQLGLQQHHLRSPSWADGPSITQSGSTSAQNSDSSHMKESVNSHLAAVPKKSSPSSVSEMEQLRQLKPVTWSSAPTSTVLASTSSLHDFCIPSYGDGAALWSIRPALPANSRGSPNKLGQELQMPRWSGVPVSTQKEPSTSSKKEDTRVWDMSNPQVIPSTVSQPEKPWNGCDLQKQWVSGLAGASTSAQIDQSSAMPISTPVSLGVGSTLWDIQTPTGIPKTMNSPEKLVNNQDFQLQQKQLSSGWASQTATQKVPISIQYEPHRFGQGMGTPVWGFQNAVGHQTLLTGQLKPGNGQELQQQPMLVHSQDLHTQIFFSHHRQS, encoded by the exons ATGGCCGCCGTAGACCCATCGGAGTCTCCGAAACGACAGAAATCCCCTGCGGAGGAGGTGGAAACATctggggagaagaaagaggcgGAGGAGTCGGGATGCAGCGTAAATCAGAAAGATGAAACAACACCCAATAAAACGGTGGAGAGCCCCGACTGTGAGCGGAGAGCCGATGCTGGCAACGACGGCGGTTGTATTGCCAGCCATTCCGAGGTTAGTGTCGAGTCCGGTGCTGGAACCGACAAAACGACATGCAATTCACCGGACGACCTGACATCGGCTGAAAAAATGGCCGAGGCTCCTGGGAGCGACCAGCGGGCGTTCGACTGGTCCGAAACTGAAGACGACGACGAGGAGGCGAAAACACACAAGCGGGAAAATGACAAGTGTG ACAACAGTGATGTTACACAGAGTGCTGAAAAGGTGCAGCAGGCTGTTGATaacatcacagctgcagcagaggacactcaggaggaggaaaactcacgttcagagaagaagagcacGGAGAGGGAGCAGGCTGAGGTGCTGCTGGGCGAAGTTGACAGGGTAGAGGACGTGGTCGAAGATGATGAAGTCAAAGAGCAGGACGCTGATTTGACAGTGAAGCCAAAAAAGTGCCGCCTGGTGTGCAAGGAGTGCGGGAAGACCTTCAACCGCCGCGAGACGTTCAACCTTCACCGGCACTTTCACGCACACGAGGATGAGCTCACGCCCCTCACCTGTAAAGAATGCGGCCTTACTTTTCAGCACCGCAGCAGCCTCATTAAACACAGGAATGAACAtaaagagaaggaggagcaaCAGCTCCTTACTCCAAAGAGGGAGATTGAAACGCCGGAGGACGGTCGTTTTCAGTGTGCAGAATGTGAGACGATCTTCTCCACAGTGGATAAGCTAAGGGACCACAACTGCTCCAACACAGTAGATAAGCCTTACCACTGCCCCCTGTGCCGACAAGAGTTCCAGTTTAAGGTGTCTGTCACAAAGCACATGATGCACCACTCCCAGGAGAGCAGCTTCACATGCCAAGAATGCAGTCAGACTTTCCCAAACACCATGGCTCTGCACTTCCACCAGCGATGTCACACCGCCCTGAAACCCTACAAATGCCCCGAGTGCGGCATGGTTTTCAAACACTACTCCGTCATGGAGGACCACCGCCGCAAGCACACGGACAGCACACGCTCCCACCTGTGCAACATCTGTGGCAAGACCTTCAAGTATAgcagcctcctccatcagcatcaGTATCTGCACACCGGTCAGAAGCCCTTCCGCTGCCCCGAATGCGGTAAAAAATTTGCCTTCGCTCAGAACATGAAGGCACACTGCCGCCAGCACAGACTGCGTGAAACCAATTCGTCAGCTGAGCAGCCCAGCAAGCAAGCCCCCCAGGCCGCACAGGAGGAAGTCAAGGAGCCAGGAAAAGAGAACACACAACAGAGTGAGGATCTGAAACGCACATTCAAATGCCCACTTTGTCCCCAGACCTACTGGGCACCAGCTAACCTGAGAGCCCACATGCTTATTCATGAGGCTGAGTATGAGATACACGACAAGACAGCCAAACCCCCTGGTGAGATTAACAAGTACTGGGAGAAAGGACACTCCTGTCCCCACTGCCCATGTGTTTATCGCGAGGAATCCAGTTTAAATGTGCATCTGTTAAGTGTCCACAAGTCTGTAGCACAATATCCAGAAAAGGTGACAGTGCCACCGCCAACGCCACCCAAGACACAGTTCACTCCGTTAACCAGTGATAATGTGCAGGGGAAATGGAGAAGTGATAGCTTGAGTGTGAAGTCATACAAGTGTTCTGAGTGTGGGAAAACTTTCCGCCACCGCTCAGTGTTAGAGCTGCATATGCGCATACATTCCAAGGACAAGCCTTACCAGTGCAAAGTGTGTGGCAAGGGCTTTAGATTCAGTAGCTACTTACAACAGCATCTCATCATACATACAGGCAAGAAGCCATACAAATGCCCCGACTGTGGGAAGGACTTTGCCTTCCTGCAGAACATGAGAACGCATCAAAAGCTGCATCAGGAAAAACCGTTTCGCTGCACCAGCTGCCGTAAAGGCTACAGCGATGAAACCCAACTGCAGCACCATATGTTATCACACAATGGCGACAAGCCTCATAAGTGTGACCTGTGTGATAAAAGCTTTGGTTTAGCATATCTGCTCCGTgaccacatgaacacacacacaggagagaggcCTCATCGCTGCGATGAGTGTGACAAAACCTTTTCCTGGTTTAGCAGTCTGCTAGTGCACCAGAAGATCCACGCTCGCAAGCGTCAGAATTTCAGCCAGTATAATTCTTTCCCGATGGGTGCTAGGATGAGGGGCAGGGGCAGtcgggggaggagaggggggaggccTATGTGGGGCTTTTCGAGACTGTCAGGAAGCTCAGGGATGGTTAGCTCTCAGCCGTCACCGTATCCAATTTCTGCACTGAGAGATGCTGAGTTGCACAGAAGGGCAGTCCAGTCACAGTCTTCCATGTTGTCATCCCGCATGGATTTACAAGGCAGACAGCAGAAGGACCCGTGGCTGTCTGAGCTACACCCCCAACCAGTGCAGTGGAAGGTGGACGGTGGAGAGGTAATGCCTGTCCCATcgtcacagcagcaacacgtAGGGCCACAGCAGACACTTTTTGACAGCCCACCACAGTTgggcctgcagcagcaccatctGAGAAGTCCAAGCTGGGCAGACGGCCCTTCAATAACTCAGTCAGGTTCCACATCTGCTCAGAATTCAGATTCATCACACATGAAAGAGAGTGTCAACTCCCACCTGGCAGCTGTGCCAAAAAAGTCCAGCCCATCGTCAGTGAGCGAGATGGAGCAGCTCAGGCAACTCAAGCCTGTCACTTGGAGTAGTGCACCCACATCCACCGTGCTTGCTTCCACAAGCTCCCTGCATGATTTCTGTATTCCATCCTATGGAGATGGAGCAGCTCTGTGGAGCATCAGACCTGCTCTGCCAGCGAATTCAAGGGGCTCTCCTAATAAGCTTGGTCAGGAGCTGCAGATGCCAAGATGGTCAGGTGTCCCAGTGTCAACACAAAAGGAGCCATCCACATCCTCTAAGAAAGAGGACACTAGAGTGTGGGACATGAGTAATCCTCAAGTTATACCGTCGACTGTTAGCCAGCCAGAGAAGCCATGGAACGGCTGTGATCTGCAAAAGCAGTGGGTTTCAGGCTTAGCAGGTGCATCCACCTCGGCTCAAATAGACCAAAGCAGTGCTATGCCAATTTCAACTCCTGTTTCTCTCGGGGTAGGTAGCACCTTGTGGGACATACAGACACCAACAGGAATCCCAAAGACTATGAACTCTCCTGAGAAATTAGTAAATAATCAagattttcagctgcagcagaagcagtTGTCATCTGGCTGGGCCAGTCAGACAGCGACACAGAAGGTTCCTATCTCCATTCAATACGAGCCGCATCGTTTTGGCCAGGGGATGGGTACGCCAGTATGGGGCTTCCAAAATGCTGTGGGTCATCAAACGCTGCTCACTGGGCAACTCAAACCAGGGAATGGACAGGAGCTGCAGCAACAACCAATG TTGGTGCACTCTCAAGACCTCCACacccaaatatttttttcacaccacAGGCAGTCATGA